From Fusobacteriaceae bacterium:
AAACCAGATTGGAGCATACAGTCGCCTTTTTCCGCCATAACCGCAACGAAGCGGGCGAAAGTTGCAAGAAGAAATTTGCGTGGACAAAGCGGGCGTTTTGTGGTAAGATGTGAGAAATGGGAGGGTTATCGAAACCCACGTGAAGGAGACGGCATGATGAAAACCGTAAAAGACATTGAATCCACTGCAATAGGCGTTTTACGGGAGTACCCCGTCAAACGCGCGGCGCTGTTCGGTTCCGTCGCGAGGGGCGACATAACCGAGCAAAGCGATTTGGATATGCTGGTTGAATTATTACCGGGTACGCGTGGAATCAGATTTTTCGGATTGTTGGACGATTTGGAAAAAACCTGCGGCTGCCACGTTGATTTGCTCACTTTCGAAGCGCTGGAACGCGAGGCGCGCGGCCGCTTCAAGGAAAATGTCAAGCGGGAAATGAGGGTTATTTATGAACGAGAGGATTGAGGACATTCTTGAACATATGCTGGAAGACGCCCGTGATGTGAAGGA
This genomic window contains:
- a CDS encoding nucleotidyltransferase family protein — translated: MMKTVKDIESTAIGVLREYPVKRAALFGSVARGDITEQSDLDMLVELLPGTRGIRFFGLLDDLEKTCGCHVDLLTFEALEREARGRFKENVKREMRVIYERED